A single Arachnia propionica DNA region contains:
- a CDS encoding LppM family (lipo)protein has protein sequence MMKLRRIGIVALILPLVLALSSCVRMRQEINVSSRDRIEVKVDFGVLKERAESGGIKDPSEVCQRGKSSSKLPGDLKQEGYQDDRYVGCRLSGTTELTENGYLGFDESSKQWTFHMPGGNLQGISATMITDFEVKVTFPGKVLTASGKGEISGNTVTWKDPSDLADSEGLKATASNDPDLTWLWIVLGVVVVGGGAVAVILVQRGKAKAARPGPGQPGPQGGFQGPVNFQQPGQQGRPGYPGQPGQPGQNPWR, from the coding sequence ATGATGAAACTACGCAGAATCGGCATCGTCGCCTTGATCCTGCCTCTTGTCCTGGCGCTCAGTTCCTGTGTCCGGATGCGTCAGGAGATCAACGTGAGCAGCCGAGACAGGATCGAGGTCAAGGTTGACTTCGGGGTGCTGAAGGAACGGGCGGAATCGGGTGGCATCAAGGATCCCAGCGAGGTTTGCCAGCGCGGAAAGAGCTCGTCGAAACTCCCCGGCGACCTCAAACAGGAGGGCTACCAGGACGACAGGTACGTCGGCTGCCGGCTCTCCGGCACCACCGAGCTCACCGAGAACGGCTACCTCGGCTTCGACGAGTCCAGCAAGCAGTGGACCTTTCACATGCCGGGCGGCAATTTGCAGGGGATCAGCGCGACCATGATCACCGACTTCGAGGTCAAGGTGACCTTCCCGGGCAAGGTCCTCACCGCCAGCGGCAAGGGGGAGATCTCCGGCAACACCGTCACGTGGAAGGACCCCTCCGACCTGGCCGACTCCGAGGGCCTGAAGGCGACCGCCAGCAACGATCCCGATCTGACATGGCTGTGGATCGTGCTCGGGGTCGTCGTGGTTGGCGGCGGCGCGGTCGCAGTCATCCTGGTGCAGCGCGGCAAGGCGAAGGCCGCTCGTCCCGGTCCCGGGCAGCCCGGCCCGCAGGGCGGATTCCAGGGCCCGGTCAATTTCCAGCAGCCCGGTCAACAGGGCCGTCCTGGTTACCCGGGTCAGCCCGGTCAACCGGGCCAGAACCCCTGGCGGTGA
- a CDS encoding alpha-L-fucosidase gives MLNFDERTGPALGVDYPDVTVPDWYRDAKLGVFIHWGIFSLPAWAEPHDGRVPVEDAYARHRYAEWYGNTVRIPGSPCRAQHVARFGEGTSYEDLADRWRPGDLDADAMIRAVLRSGARYVVPVTKHHDGFCLWDTATTGFNAARRGPGRDLIRQLADATRAAGARFGVYFSGALDWHVSDLPPIQSDRDLFLLRRNDEGFARYAAEQLTELIDRFRPSVLWNDIEWPDGGKGDDGFGVAALWRHYLETVPDGVVNDRWGVPAHGFLTREYSDVDGVQEQVWEATRGLGLSFGYNAEEDEAHSLDAVGLIRYFVDVVAKNGNLLINVGPRADGSIPQLQQRALDGLGAWLEVNGTAIFGSRPWRRAADGEVRYTVVDGVVHAFLLSPASGELRLPAELAQAESVAWLGVGAAPVAGGIVPVPESLRAQPVAVAAIPVQ, from the coding sequence ATGCTGAACTTCGACGAACGCACCGGCCCGGCCCTCGGCGTCGACTACCCGGACGTCACCGTCCCCGACTGGTACCGCGACGCCAAGCTGGGTGTCTTCATTCACTGGGGCATCTTCTCCCTGCCGGCCTGGGCCGAACCCCACGACGGGCGGGTGCCGGTCGAGGACGCCTACGCGCGGCACCGCTACGCCGAGTGGTACGGCAACACCGTGCGCATCCCCGGGTCGCCCTGCCGTGCCCAGCACGTCGCGCGGTTCGGGGAAGGCACCAGCTACGAGGACCTCGCCGACCGCTGGCGTCCCGGTGACCTCGACGCCGATGCCATGATCCGGGCCGTGCTGCGTTCCGGGGCGCGCTACGTGGTTCCCGTGACGAAACACCACGACGGTTTCTGCCTGTGGGACACCGCCACCACCGGTTTCAACGCGGCCCGGCGGGGGCCGGGTCGCGACCTGATCCGGCAGCTCGCCGATGCGACCCGGGCCGCCGGGGCGCGGTTCGGGGTGTACTTCTCCGGGGCCCTCGACTGGCACGTCTCGGACCTGCCGCCCATCCAGTCCGACCGCGATCTGTTCCTGCTGCGCCGCAACGACGAGGGGTTCGCGCGCTACGCGGCCGAGCAGCTGACCGAGCTGATCGACCGTTTCCGGCCGTCGGTGCTGTGGAACGACATCGAATGGCCCGACGGCGGCAAGGGAGACGACGGATTCGGGGTCGCGGCGCTGTGGCGGCACTACCTGGAGACGGTGCCCGACGGTGTGGTCAATGACCGCTGGGGGGTGCCCGCGCACGGGTTCCTGACCCGCGAGTACAGCGACGTCGACGGGGTTCAGGAGCAGGTCTGGGAGGCCACCCGCGGACTCGGCCTGTCCTTCGGCTACAACGCCGAGGAGGACGAGGCCCACAGCCTGGATGCCGTCGGGCTGATCCGCTACTTCGTCGACGTCGTCGCGAAGAACGGCAACCTCCTGATCAACGTCGGTCCGCGTGCCGACGGGTCGATTCCGCAGCTCCAACAGCGGGCCCTCGACGGATTGGGGGCCTGGCTCGAAGTCAATGGGACGGCGATCTTCGGATCGCGGCCGTGGAGACGCGCCGCCGATGGGGAAGTCCGCTACACCGTCGTCGACGGGGTGGTCCATGCATTTCTGCTGTCCCCCGCCTCCGGGGAACTGCGACTGCCCGCTGAACTGGCGCAGGCGGAGTCGGTGGCCTGGTTGGGGGTGGGTGCGGCGCCGGTTGCAGGTGGCATCGTACCCGTCCCGGAATCGCTTCGTGCGCAACCGGTCGCGGTGGCTGCGATTCCGGTTCAATGA
- a CDS encoding thioester domain-containing protein, whose product MSPAHADDPPDSGYPKIGTSSESVPGYRLNVKKIEDGKPQPNHVTPHLFTVHTEKGVIKAYCIEIEIDVIYGSSLRIGGWKDFPGTNKFKDNPDVQAKVAWIAQNSYPQTDLAKVTQTTGIAGLTEREAITATQAAIWHLTNPDETPSLDLAEGDQATKDRTGKLYDYLLGEKNGGLKEPAHPTIGIKGGDLPFALNDAKTEGKVGPIRFESNQPTAKLTSELKYELVDKDGKAVDRNAIPTGTDLYLKVPADKTSGEQEFTASVTSTVQAGKLFITKSGKHGQTIITVSTDEIPADSQGKVTWSAPQQTPPAPPTSQPPTSAPPTSQPPTSAPPTTSAPPTSQPPTSAPPTTSAPPTTSAPPTTSAPPTTSAPPTSQPPTSAPPPTSAPPTSQPITPTQPSTTATSTVTVTKSADPPVVRKPGLPRTGD is encoded by the coding sequence ATGTCGCCGGCACACGCCGACGACCCCCCAGACAGCGGCTACCCGAAGATCGGGACGAGCAGCGAGAGCGTGCCCGGCTACCGTCTGAACGTCAAGAAGATTGAGGACGGCAAACCACAGCCCAACCATGTCACGCCTCACCTGTTCACCGTGCACACCGAGAAGGGGGTCATCAAGGCCTACTGCATCGAGATCGAGATCGACGTCATCTACGGCTCCAGCCTGCGCATCGGCGGCTGGAAGGACTTCCCGGGCACGAACAAGTTCAAGGACAACCCGGATGTCCAAGCCAAGGTCGCCTGGATCGCCCAGAACAGCTACCCCCAGACCGACCTGGCCAAGGTCACCCAGACCACTGGCATCGCCGGCCTGACCGAGAGGGAAGCCATCACCGCCACCCAGGCGGCCATCTGGCACCTCACCAACCCCGACGAAACCCCGTCGCTGGACCTGGCGGAAGGCGACCAGGCGACGAAGGACCGCACCGGGAAGCTGTACGACTACCTGCTCGGCGAGAAGAACGGTGGACTGAAGGAGCCCGCCCACCCCACCATCGGAATCAAGGGTGGCGACCTTCCCTTCGCCCTCAACGACGCCAAGACCGAGGGCAAGGTCGGGCCGATCCGCTTCGAGTCCAACCAGCCCACCGCCAAGCTGACCAGTGAACTCAAGTACGAGCTGGTCGACAAGGACGGCAAGGCGGTCGACAGGAATGCCATTCCCACCGGCACCGACCTGTACCTCAAGGTGCCGGCCGACAAGACCTCGGGCGAGCAGGAGTTCACGGCCTCCGTCACCAGCACCGTCCAGGCGGGCAAGCTGTTCATCACCAAGAGCGGCAAGCACGGCCAGACCATCATCACCGTCTCCACCGATGAGATCCCGGCCGACAGCCAGGGCAAGGTCACGTGGTCCGCCCCCCAGCAGACCCCTCCGGCACCTCCGACGAGTCAGCCGCCGACCTCGGCACCTCCGACGAGTCAGCCGCCGACCTCGGCACCTCCGACGACCTCGGCACCCCCGACGAGTCAGCCGCCGACCTCGGCACCTCCGACGACCTCGGCACCTCCGACGACCTCGGCACCTCCGACGACCTCGGCACCTCCGACGACCTCGGCACCCCCGACGAGTCAGCCGCCGACCTCGGCACCCCCGCCGACTTCGGCACCCCCGACGAGTCAACCGATCACCCCGACTCAGCCATCGACGACCGCCACGAGCACCGTGACCGTCACCAAGTCGGCTGATCCCCCGGTCGTTCGCAAGCCGGGCCTGCCGAGGACCGGCGACTGA
- a CDS encoding thioester domain-containing protein, with the protein MKAASSRTRTRKFLAFAATSLAAVLAFGTPTAHADDSAYPQGYPKLGARTESVPGYNLKYSGAGYRNVPTMLFSVHTSSSKEGNIKAYCIELEVNIQFESDLKVGGWKEFPGTNKFKDNPDVQAKVAWIAQRSYPQTNLAEVTKASGVQGLTEKDAITATQAAIWHFTNDFEYQGLDGTDQATADRVGALYKYLTGEKNVGLKETAKPTVEIKGENGTFKAGDPVGPIRFESNQATVKLTNELKYDLVDKDGKAVDKNAVPTGTDLFLKVPADAPAGEQEFKVSATGSVYAGKLLISKGNRSQTIIIGSNKEVTVEASAVLKWNAVPKATTPAPTPTPTPSNSTPAPKPSKSEPSTPKPGTPKKPGLPRTGTI; encoded by the coding sequence ATGAAGGCTGCTTCATCGCGGACCAGGACGCGCAAGTTCCTGGCATTCGCCGCCACCTCGCTGGCGGCCGTCCTTGCCTTCGGCACCCCGACCGCGCACGCGGACGACTCCGCCTACCCCCAGGGCTACCCGAAACTCGGCGCGAGAACCGAATCCGTGCCCGGCTACAACCTGAAGTATTCTGGCGCCGGCTACCGTAACGTCCCCACCATGCTGTTCTCGGTGCACACCAGCTCGAGCAAAGAAGGCAACATCAAGGCCTACTGCATCGAACTCGAGGTCAACATCCAGTTCGAATCCGACCTGAAGGTCGGCGGCTGGAAGGAGTTCCCGGGCACGAACAAGTTCAAGGACAACCCGGATGTCCAGGCCAAGGTCGCCTGGATCGCCCAGCGCAGCTACCCCCAGACCAACCTGGCCGAGGTCACCAAGGCCTCCGGCGTCCAGGGCCTGACCGAGAAGGACGCCATCACCGCCACCCAGGCAGCCATCTGGCACTTCACCAATGACTTCGAGTACCAGGGCCTGGACGGCACCGACCAGGCGACGGCCGACCGTGTCGGGGCGCTGTACAAGTACCTGACCGGCGAGAAGAACGTCGGTCTGAAGGAAACCGCCAAGCCCACCGTCGAAATCAAGGGCGAAAACGGCACCTTCAAGGCGGGCGACCCGGTCGGCCCGATCCGCTTCGAGTCCAACCAGGCCACCGTCAAGCTGACCAACGAACTCAAGTACGACCTGGTCGACAAGGACGGCAAGGCGGTGGACAAGAACGCTGTTCCCACCGGCACCGATCTGTTCCTCAAGGTTCCGGCCGACGCCCCGGCGGGCGAGCAGGAGTTCAAGGTCTCCGCCACCGGTAGCGTCTACGCCGGCAAGCTGCTGATCTCGAAGGGCAACCGCAGCCAGACCATCATCATCGGCTCCAACAAGGAAGTCACCGTCGAGGCCTCCGCCGTGCTCAAGTGGAATGCCGTCCCCAAGGCGACGACCCCGGCCCCGACCCCGACCCCCACGCCGTCCAACTCCACGCCGGCCCCCAAGCCGTCCAAGTCCGAGCCGTCGACTCCCAAACCCGGCACCCCCAAGAAGCCGGGCCTGCCGAGGACCGGCACCATCTGA
- a CDS encoding thioester domain-containing protein, protein MGAFSTGRFAKGLLAFVATFVAAVLAVGAPNARADEYQPGYPKLGQDSELVYGHDLYRDGALGTQLLTVHTDDRGGRILAYCIELDVHSNWGGELQQTDFSAFPGSNEFAKNPQVRSKVSWIIHRSYPQTGVAQVAAAAGVPGLTEREAITATQAAIWHLTDNFAFNGLHSWEEPRHDTASERAQRVKKLYDYLLGPANAGLPESSGPSVEVTAPKAPGTSGELVGPIRLTATQQTVALATLPYPLVDAQGNEVDLSAVPTGTDLFLKVPADAPAGKADITASLTGDTHTSHLLVARSGRWQTLIIAKTKQVTVTARGEVSWAPAKAPSPSPSPSPSPSPSPSPTPSASTPTPGPGIPAKKPGLPRTGS, encoded by the coding sequence ATGGGAGCATTCTCCACAGGCAGGTTCGCCAAAGGACTCCTGGCCTTCGTCGCCACGTTCGTGGCCGCCGTCCTGGCGGTCGGGGCGCCGAACGCCCGAGCCGACGAGTACCAGCCGGGGTATCCGAAACTCGGACAGGACTCCGAACTCGTCTATGGCCACGACCTGTACCGTGATGGGGCGCTGGGAACCCAGCTGCTGACCGTTCACACCGACGACAGGGGCGGCAGGATCCTGGCCTACTGCATTGAACTCGACGTCCATTCCAATTGGGGCGGCGAACTGCAGCAGACTGATTTCTCGGCCTTCCCCGGTAGCAACGAATTCGCGAAGAACCCGCAGGTGCGTTCAAAGGTTTCCTGGATCATTCACCGCAGCTACCCGCAGACCGGCGTCGCCCAGGTGGCGGCAGCTGCGGGCGTGCCCGGGTTGACCGAGCGGGAGGCCATCACCGCCACTCAGGCCGCCATCTGGCATCTGACCGACAACTTCGCCTTCAACGGTCTGCACAGCTGGGAGGAGCCCCGGCACGACACCGCATCCGAGCGGGCACAGCGCGTCAAGAAGCTGTACGACTACCTGCTGGGCCCGGCCAACGCCGGTCTTCCGGAGAGTTCCGGCCCGAGCGTGGAGGTCACCGCTCCCAAGGCTCCCGGAACCAGTGGTGAACTGGTCGGTCCGATTCGTCTGACCGCCACCCAGCAGACCGTCGCCTTGGCCACGCTCCCCTACCCGTTGGTGGATGCCCAGGGCAACGAGGTGGATCTCTCCGCGGTTCCCACCGGGACGGACCTGTTCCTGAAGGTTCCCGCCGACGCGCCCGCCGGGAAGGCCGACATCACCGCCAGCCTCACCGGGGACACCCACACGAGCCACCTCCTGGTCGCCCGGAGCGGACGCTGGCAGACCCTGATCATCGCCAAGACCAAGCAGGTCACCGTAACCGCCCGGGGCGAGGTCAGCTGGGCCCCTGCGAAGGCTCCGAGTCCTTCTCCCAGCCCGTCGCCCTCACCGAGCCCGTCGCCCTCACCGACGCCGTCAGCGAGCACCCCGACGCCCGGGCCGGGCATCCCGGCCAAAAAACCGGGCCTGCCGAGGACCGGCAGCTGA
- a CDS encoding DUF6891 domain-containing protein → MTELNAQPDGLRIPEELLGGVVDPELEEYIRDMIWTQLVRGNDSVNDHAYEIACAVEDEKDEESDGGTLSEAQCRAIAQYLIDARRTQQAGFGEVPASKLDRAFEALRRAHVVAEQDFSCCNTCGHAEIEGDQDDLGYVFFHQQDTESLAESGSTYLSYGIFWPAHISEEEYKALSSSQREELYDATTIKLMKTVVIPILQEHGIGVSWEGNVDTRILLTDVEWYAPLPPVEEG, encoded by the coding sequence ATGACTGAACTGAACGCCCAGCCCGATGGGCTGAGAATCCCCGAAGAACTGCTCGGGGGCGTGGTTGATCCCGAACTCGAGGAGTACATCCGCGACATGATCTGGACGCAACTCGTGAGGGGGAATGACAGCGTCAACGACCATGCCTACGAGATCGCCTGCGCCGTGGAGGACGAGAAGGACGAGGAGAGCGACGGCGGCACGCTGTCCGAGGCGCAGTGCCGCGCCATCGCCCAGTACCTGATCGATGCGCGCCGCACCCAGCAGGCGGGATTCGGGGAGGTGCCCGCCAGCAAGCTGGACCGCGCCTTCGAGGCGCTGCGGAGGGCCCATGTCGTCGCGGAGCAGGACTTCTCCTGTTGCAACACCTGCGGGCATGCGGAGATCGAGGGCGATCAGGACGACCTGGGGTACGTGTTCTTCCACCAGCAGGACACCGAGAGTCTCGCGGAGAGCGGCAGCACCTACCTCAGCTACGGCATCTTCTGGCCCGCCCACATCAGCGAGGAGGAATACAAGGCTTTGAGCAGCTCCCAGCGCGAGGAACTCTACGACGCCACGACCATCAAACTGATGAAGACCGTGGTCATCCCGATCCTCCAGGAACACGGGATAGGCGTCAGCTGGGAAGGAAACGTGGACACCCGCATCCTTCTCACAGACGTCGAGTGGTACGCCCCGCTGCCTCCGGTGGAGGAGGGCTGA
- a CDS encoding alpha-glucosidase, which yields MKPDRNATVAEVYAHPLGRDIIDKILLQTGRSATWVRNPLVSRLRLRQLDKFLGRMFGPGFVDTLVDLLADCPESPPRLDGPIAATWWKRAVFYQIYPRSFADSNGDGIGDLPGILAKLPYLDDLGIDCLWLSPIFTSPNKDMGYDIADYRSVMAEMGTIDDLRRLIAACHERGMRIILDLVANHTSDEHPWFKDALADPEGAHGDYYFLRDGDPETPPNNWTSFFSGPAWRRIGEKWALHLFAPEQPDLNWDNPAVRREVADIVRFWLAEGVDGFRLDVINYISKRDGLPDGNATVGQVMGFTGVEHYFHGPHLHDHLAELRREAFTRTDVEPGHEAPGADARPIMIGETPGAGVEVARLLTSSQRDELDLIFSFDHLETPGHVRWDEYAYDLNFLKHYYIDYQSRLGSDDWMSLFFENHDNPRMISKVNPDPRFRDQLGKALATILLTMRGTPFIFQGQEIGAVNQDFPDESALRDVESLNLLAADGPGAWGKIMAGSRDHARVPMRWDRDEHWGFTRATPWIKAFDDSVGYSVAAQEHNPDSVLRYYRRLIWLRRSNPTLSLGSIRFIDADVKDYFAWFREHNGERWFIEVNLSGHPLRRRHRERNLEIVAGTAKDRSGPMEPYEALVCQVPRDGGE from the coding sequence GTGAAACCAGATCGCAACGCCACCGTCGCCGAGGTCTACGCCCATCCGCTCGGACGCGACATCATCGACAAGATACTGCTGCAGACCGGGCGCAGCGCCACCTGGGTGCGCAATCCCCTGGTATCGCGGTTGCGGCTGCGACAGCTCGACAAGTTCCTGGGGCGCATGTTCGGCCCCGGTTTCGTCGACACCCTCGTCGATCTGCTGGCCGACTGCCCCGAGTCGCCTCCCCGCCTCGACGGACCCATCGCCGCGACGTGGTGGAAGCGGGCGGTATTCTACCAGATCTACCCGCGTTCCTTCGCGGACAGCAACGGAGACGGCATCGGCGACCTGCCCGGCATCCTGGCGAAACTTCCCTACCTGGACGACCTGGGCATCGACTGCCTGTGGCTCTCGCCCATCTTCACCTCGCCAAACAAGGACATGGGCTACGACATCGCCGACTACCGTTCCGTCATGGCCGAGATGGGCACCATCGACGACCTGCGACGCCTGATCGCCGCCTGTCACGAACGCGGAATGCGCATCATCCTCGACCTGGTGGCCAACCACACCTCCGACGAGCACCCGTGGTTCAAGGACGCCTTGGCCGACCCGGAGGGCGCGCACGGCGACTACTACTTCCTGCGCGACGGCGACCCCGAGACCCCACCCAACAACTGGACGTCGTTCTTCTCCGGCCCCGCCTGGCGCCGCATCGGCGAGAAGTGGGCGCTGCACCTGTTCGCCCCCGAACAGCCGGACCTCAACTGGGACAACCCCGCGGTGCGCCGCGAGGTGGCCGACATCGTGCGGTTCTGGCTGGCTGAGGGCGTCGACGGGTTCCGCCTGGACGTGATCAACTACATCTCCAAACGCGACGGCCTGCCCGACGGCAACGCCACAGTCGGACAGGTGATGGGTTTCACGGGTGTGGAGCACTACTTCCACGGCCCGCACCTGCACGACCACCTGGCCGAGCTGCGCCGCGAGGCCTTCACCCGGACGGACGTGGAACCGGGCCACGAGGCGCCGGGTGCCGATGCCCGGCCCATCATGATCGGAGAGACCCCGGGGGCCGGCGTCGAGGTGGCCCGGCTGCTGACCAGCTCCCAGCGGGACGAACTGGACCTGATCTTCAGTTTCGACCACCTGGAGACCCCGGGGCACGTGCGCTGGGACGAGTACGCCTACGATCTGAACTTCCTGAAGCACTACTACATCGACTACCAGTCCCGGCTGGGCTCCGACGACTGGATGAGTCTGTTCTTCGAGAACCACGACAACCCGCGCATGATCTCCAAGGTCAACCCCGACCCCCGGTTCCGAGACCAGCTGGGCAAGGCCCTCGCGACGATCCTGCTGACCATGCGCGGCACCCCGTTCATCTTCCAGGGACAGGAGATCGGGGCCGTCAACCAGGACTTCCCCGACGAGTCGGCGCTGCGCGACGTGGAATCCCTGAACCTCCTGGCCGCCGATGGCCCCGGGGCCTGGGGGAAGATCATGGCCGGTTCCCGCGACCACGCCCGCGTCCCGATGCGCTGGGATCGCGACGAGCACTGGGGGTTCACGCGCGCAACCCCTTGGATCAAAGCCTTCGACGACTCGGTGGGCTACTCCGTCGCCGCCCAGGAGCACAACCCCGATTCGGTGCTGCGCTACTACCGCCGCCTGATCTGGCTGCGCCGCTCCAACCCGACGCTGAGCCTGGGTTCGATCCGTTTCATCGACGCCGACGTCAAGGACTACTTCGCCTGGTTCCGGGAACACAACGGCGAGCGTTGGTTCATCGAGGTGAACCTGTCGGGCCACCCCCTGCGGCGGCGCCACCGCGAACGGAACCTCGAGATCGTCGCGGGCACCGCCAAGGACCGCTCGGGCCCCATGGAACCCTACGAGGCCCTCGTCTGCCAGGTCCCTCGTGACGGGGGCGAATGA
- a CDS encoding M81 family metallopeptidase — MTTAADIWCPPLPPAADGGIARPRIAIAGMSIESSTFSPHLSGDEAFTRREGDELLSYYPFLDAGRELREAVDWVPLHHGRSLPGGAVRPETYQDIKARILELAASKGPFDGLLLDIHGAMSVVGMRDAEGDLAAALREVIGPDCLVSATLDLHGNVSATLVDQVDLITCYRMAPHEDVMNTKERAAWNLIARLRSGVGADVAARRPWKAFVPVPLLLPGEKTSTRVEPAASIYARVPEIEARNGVIDAALWVGYAWADEPRCQAAVVVTGDDREAVAAGASELAEAWWAARDDFCFVGPTDTLDGALATALAKDAPRPFVISDSGDNPTAGGAGDVSWTVRELLAHPGLTDGGRVVIHASTFDPGAVAACFDAGVGGAVDVRVGGNVDAVAPPAEVRGEVFSLAEGDPVAGRQAVVRCGSVHVIITERRKPFHLLDDFRQLGLEPEDADVVLVKIGYLEPELFTLAKAWVMALTPGGVDQDLLRLGHRNLKPGTWPFDRSNPDPDLTPSITRRGAGC; from the coding sequence ATGACCACAGCCGCCGACATCTGGTGCCCGCCCCTGCCACCCGCCGCCGACGGGGGAATCGCACGGCCTAGGATCGCCATCGCAGGCATGTCCATCGAGTCCAGCACCTTCTCCCCGCACCTGAGCGGCGACGAGGCGTTCACCCGCCGCGAGGGCGACGAGCTGCTGTCCTACTACCCGTTCCTCGACGCGGGCAGGGAACTCCGGGAGGCCGTCGACTGGGTGCCGCTGCACCACGGCCGTTCCCTGCCGGGAGGTGCGGTCCGCCCGGAGACCTACCAGGACATCAAGGCCCGCATCCTGGAGCTGGCCGCCTCCAAGGGGCCGTTCGACGGGCTGCTGCTCGACATCCACGGCGCGATGAGCGTCGTCGGGATGCGTGACGCGGAGGGCGACCTGGCCGCTGCGCTGCGGGAGGTGATCGGCCCCGACTGCCTGGTTTCGGCCACCCTCGACCTGCACGGCAACGTCTCCGCGACCCTCGTCGACCAGGTGGACCTGATCACCTGCTACCGCATGGCCCCGCACGAGGACGTGATGAACACCAAGGAACGTGCGGCCTGGAACCTGATCGCCCGGCTGCGTTCCGGGGTCGGTGCGGACGTCGCCGCCAGGCGGCCGTGGAAGGCATTCGTGCCCGTTCCGCTGCTGCTGCCCGGCGAGAAGACCTCCACCCGCGTGGAACCCGCGGCCTCGATCTACGCCCGGGTGCCGGAGATCGAGGCCCGCAACGGGGTGATCGACGCGGCCCTGTGGGTCGGCTACGCATGGGCCGACGAACCCCGCTGCCAGGCCGCCGTCGTCGTCACCGGCGATGACCGGGAGGCCGTCGCCGCCGGGGCCTCGGAGCTGGCCGAGGCATGGTGGGCGGCCCGCGACGATTTCTGTTTCGTCGGCCCCACCGACACCCTCGACGGTGCCCTGGCTACGGCGCTCGCCAAGGACGCGCCCAGACCCTTCGTGATCTCCGACTCCGGCGACAACCCCACCGCGGGCGGCGCCGGGGACGTGTCGTGGACGGTGCGTGAACTGCTGGCCCACCCCGGCCTGACCGACGGGGGCCGCGTCGTGATCCACGCCTCCACCTTCGATCCCGGGGCCGTCGCGGCCTGCTTCGATGCCGGGGTCGGCGGGGCGGTGGATGTGCGGGTCGGCGGGAACGTCGATGCGGTCGCACCACCCGCCGAGGTGCGCGGGGAGGTGTTCTCCCTGGCCGAGGGCGATCCCGTCGCAGGCCGCCAGGCGGTGGTCAGATGCGGGTCGGTGCACGTGATCATCACGGAACGCCGCAAACCCTTCCACCTGCTCGACGACTTCCGTCAGCTCGGTCTGGAACCCGAGGACGCCGATGTCGTGCTGGTCAAGATCGGCTACCTGGAACCGGAGCTGTTCACCCTGGCGAAGGCGTGGGTCATGGCCCTCACCCCCGGTGGTGTCGACCAGGACCTGCTGCGGCTCGGGCACCGCAATCTCAAACCCGGGACCTGGCCCTTCGACCGCTCCAATCCCGACCCGGACCTGACCCCGTCGATCACCCGGCGAGGTGCCGGATGCTGA